The Henckelia pumila isolate YLH828 chromosome 2, ASM3356847v2, whole genome shotgun sequence genome includes a window with the following:
- the LOC140878352 gene encoding auxin-responsive protein IAA27-like: MSTPQEHDYIGLSEPPPFEKTSDKLSSSCSSSDVSAENQGKSGVLNLKETELRLGLPGSKSPERKSVNGVSLFWTDLKDEGSNGFPQNHLKGFVSGAKRGFSDAIFGCEKWGLCVNGVSEVDFGKNVVLFSPRGTSGGSKHGNNLQSCLNSVKEIGSKSPVKPVEEKKNENGATAPASKAQIVGWPPIRSFRKNTLATNSSKNGDVVGKSGAGCLYVKVSMDGAPYLRKIDLKIYGGYEEVSSALEKMFTCFTIGQYGGGLSGREGLTESCLKDLLHGSEYVLTYEDKDGDWMLVGDVPWEMFTDSCKRLRIMKSSDAIGLAPRTMQKCKSQN; the protein is encoded by the exons ATGTCAACACCTCAAGAACATGATTACATAGGCTTGTCTGAGCCTCCACCATTCGAGAAGACCTCTGATAAGCTCTCGTCTTCTTGTTCTTCCTCCGACGTTTCCGCTGAAAATCAGGGAAAAAGTGGGGTTTTAAACCTGAAAGAAACGGAGCTGAGGCTTGGCTTGCCGGGCTCAAAGTCTCCTGAAAGAAAGTCTGTAAATGGAGTTTCTCTTTTTTGGACAGATTTGAAGGACGAGGGTAGTAATGGGTTTCCCCAGAACCATTTGAAAGGCTTTGTTTCGGGTGCAAAGAGGGGTTTTTCGGATGCTATCTTTGGTTGTGAGAAATGGGGTTTGTGTGtcaatggtgtgtctgaggttGATTTTGGGAAAAATGTTGTTTTGTTTTCTCCAAGAGGAACGAGTGGTGGTTCCAAGCATGGCAATAATTTGCAGTCTTGTTTGAATTCTGTGAAGGAGATTGGGAGTAAATCTCCCGTGAAGCCTGTTGAGGAGAAGAAGAATGAAAATGGTGCCACTGCCCCTGCTTCAAA GGCACAAATAGTTGGATGGCCACCAATTCGATCATTTCGAAAGAACACACTTGCCACTAATTCATCGAAAAATGGTGATGTTGTGGGGAAATCAGGAGCAGGCTGCCTTTATGTTAAGGTCAGTATGGATGGAGCTCCATATTTGAGGAAAATTGATCTCAAAATTTACGGTGGCTATGAAGAAGTGTCTTCTGCTCTTGAGAAGATGTTTACTTGTTTTACAATAG GGCAATATGGTGGAGGACTTTCTGGACGAGAGGGTCTTACTGAGAGTTGCTTGAAGGATCTTCTCCATGGCTCTGAATACGTGCTTACGTACGAAGATAAAGACGGTGACTGGATGCTCGTGGGTGATGTTCCATGGGA GATGTTCACAGATTCATGCAAGAGATTAAGGATCATGAAAAGCTCGGATGCAATTGGACTCG CTCCAAGGACGATGCAGAAGTGCAAGAGCCAAAACTAG